Proteins encoded within one genomic window of Formosa agariphila KMM 3901:
- a CDS encoding HYR domain-containing protein, whose amino-acid sequence MFKSKIIYIPFLSIIFLLIACSEDSEENDTVSPTLSCPEAMNVSVDTFSNGAVVTFTSPVGTDNIAGSVTTQTGGLASGKVFPIGTTTNTFTTRDAAGNTSTCSFNVIVTRKAPSEDLPYFVIENPTPVGKKWAKIENLSDEFNQTDGIDRTKWYTKPDIASAGWFWTGRPPGLFIEESITVADGKLKIEANKLPATKIINGKSYDYSGGIVRSINQCKVGYYYESKMKANKTFMSSTFWMMTEENACPKRLELDIQECVGELTPGADAWAVSGKFDQIFHSNAFHRTSCANTVETRKQGSVITDVKNWSEYMVYGFWWKSETELWFYLNGKLAYKITNPTTTFDLPMYYNLAVETYDWNPPHADGKGMEKFTKEERSTQYEWIRTWKLDDK is encoded by the coding sequence ATGTTTAAATCAAAAATCATTTATATACCTTTTTTATCAATAATTTTTTTACTAATTGCTTGTAGCGAGGATAGTGAAGAAAATGACACGGTTAGTCCAACGCTATCCTGTCCAGAAGCTATGAATGTAAGTGTAGATACTTTTTCTAATGGAGCAGTAGTAACTTTTACAAGTCCTGTTGGAACAGATAATATAGCGGGATCAGTTACAACACAAACAGGTGGATTAGCCTCTGGAAAGGTATTTCCAATAGGAACAACTACTAATACCTTTACAACACGTGATGCAGCTGGAAATACCTCCACATGTAGTTTTAATGTAATAGTAACTAGAAAAGCACCATCAGAGGATCTTCCTTATTTTGTGATTGAAAACCCAACTCCAGTAGGAAAAAAATGGGCTAAAATTGAAAACCTTTCTGATGAATTTAATCAAACTGATGGAATTGATAGAACAAAATGGTATACAAAACCTGATATTGCTTCAGCTGGATGGTTTTGGACAGGTAGACCACCAGGATTATTTATAGAAGAATCGATAACTGTAGCTGACGGAAAATTAAAAATTGAAGCTAATAAATTACCTGCTACCAAAATAATAAATGGCAAAAGTTATGATTATTCAGGAGGGATTGTAAGATCCATAAATCAATGCAAAGTAGGGTATTATTACGAAAGTAAAATGAAGGCAAACAAGACATTTATGTCTTCGACTTTTTGGATGATGACTGAAGAGAATGCTTGTCCAAAAAGATTGGAATTGGATATTCAAGAATGTGTTGGAGAACTAACGCCAGGGGCTGATGCATGGGCGGTAAGTGGCAAATTTGATCAAATATTTCATTCAAATGCTTTTCATAGAACAAGTTGTGCCAACACTGTTGAAACAAGAAAGCAAGGGTCTGTCATTACTGATGTAAAAAACTGGAGTGAGTATATGGTTTATGGTTTTTGGTGGAAATCAGAAACGGAACTTTGGTTCTATTTAAACGGTAAATTAGCATACAAAATCACAAATCCCACAACAACTTTTGATCTCCCGATGTATTACAACCTAGCTGTTGAAACTTATGATTGGAATCCGCCTCACGCTGATGGAAAAGGCATGGAGAAATTCACGAAGGAAGAACGTTCAACACAATACGAATGGATTAGAACTTGGAAATTAGATGATAAATAA
- a CDS encoding sulfatase family protein has product MKLILKKYGFKSICLLLALITYQVQAQQKRYNIVWINADDLGRELSCYGHPAVHTPNIDGLAKQGVLYTNAYANAPVCSASRSSQITGMYPTAINSLDHRTLNVTTLPDGIQPITDFFKQAGYFVSNGNGWDLLKSEGKKDYNFIPDIKYDGTDWSQRKKGQSFFAQVQIKYPHRTFVKDEVNPINPDDVVLPKCYPDYPLLRADWAMYLESVQHCDEVVGQILNKLEEDGLAENTVVFFFGDHGRPHLRDKQFLYEGGLQIPLIIRWPNHLKAGEIDKRLVSLVDVAATSLAISGIKTPYELHGKVYLGKHKEKRKYIYGFRQRTGDAVENMRSITDGRYKLIWNRTYNRPWMQLSSYKKLQYPAFALYHYLHNKGELKAPYNQFMAATKPEFELFDLDKDPMEFENLADKKSSKKIQNKLFQILASQLKEYEKNMVLEDDVTIAEAKKGSEIYYEKALQQQKLEISVDATYEDIVKDWENRLLKK; this is encoded by the coding sequence ATGAAATTAATACTTAAAAAATACGGGTTCAAAAGTATTTGTTTGTTGTTAGCTTTGATTACCTATCAGGTACAAGCACAACAAAAACGGTACAATATTGTTTGGATTAATGCCGACGACTTGGGAAGAGAGTTGTCTTGTTATGGTCATCCTGCAGTACATACCCCTAATATTGATGGTTTGGCAAAACAAGGTGTGTTGTATACCAATGCTTATGCAAATGCCCCCGTGTGTTCAGCAAGTAGATCGTCTCAAATTACAGGAATGTATCCTACAGCTATAAACTCGTTAGACCATAGAACTTTAAATGTGACTACTTTGCCTGATGGCATACAACCTATTACAGATTTTTTTAAACAAGCCGGTTATTTTGTGAGTAATGGAAATGGGTGGGATTTATTAAAAAGTGAAGGTAAAAAAGATTACAATTTTATTCCAGATATTAAATACGATGGGACAGATTGGAGCCAAAGAAAAAAAGGGCAGTCATTTTTTGCACAAGTACAAATTAAATATCCACATAGAACTTTTGTAAAAGATGAAGTTAATCCAATAAATCCGGATGATGTGGTGTTGCCTAAATGTTATCCAGACTACCCGTTATTAAGAGCGGATTGGGCAATGTATTTAGAGTCAGTTCAACATTGTGATGAGGTTGTAGGACAAATTTTAAACAAGTTAGAAGAAGATGGACTGGCAGAAAACACGGTTGTATTCTTTTTTGGAGACCATGGTCGTCCACATCTTAGAGATAAGCAATTTTTATATGAAGGAGGCTTGCAAATTCCCCTAATTATAAGATGGCCAAATCATTTAAAAGCAGGAGAAATAGATAAGCGTTTGGTGAGTTTGGTGGATGTTGCTGCTACAAGTCTAGCTATTTCAGGAATTAAAACTCCTTATGAATTACATGGGAAAGTGTATTTAGGAAAGCATAAAGAGAAGCGTAAATACATTTATGGATTTAGACAACGCACCGGTGATGCTGTAGAAAACATGAGAAGTATAACAGATGGCCGTTACAAACTAATTTGGAATAGAACCTATAATAGACCTTGGATGCAATTAAGTAGTTATAAAAAACTACAGTACCCAGCTTTTGCTTTATATCACTATTTACATAATAAAGGAGAATTAAAAGCTCCCTATAATCAGTTTATGGCGGCAACAAAGCCAGAATTTGAATTGTTTGATTTGGATAAAGACCCTATGGAATTTGAGAATTTGGCAGATAAAAAATCTTCTAAAAAAATACAGAATAAATTGTTTCAAATCTTAGCATCGCAGTTAAAAGAGTACGAAAAGAACATGGTTTTAGAAGATGACGTAACCATTGCTGAAGCTAAGAAAGGTTCTGAAATCTATTATGAAAAAGCATTGCAACAACAAAAATTAGAAATTTCCGTAGATGCTACTTATGAAGATATTGTAAAAGATTGGGAAAATCGTTTGTTAAAAAAATAA
- a CDS encoding glycoside hydrolase family 2 protein — MKQVFVLICITVLMCTSCKNKDVVQHENLFNNKISLNGTWQFLASNTMAETDVIIQDYIQWDTLNVPGNWDTRKRYTDYVGKGFYQKNFKLPVNWKENQIRLKFGAVYQTSKVWLNGELLGTHVGGYLPFEFNITEKVKKDEINSIVVMADNTIKRGAWWAWGGISREVYLEANEAVRLISQHIASVPNFKTKEVVFSIKYKIENNGNSPVKVNVVSNIEGITKLDSKWVNVKSGEVKEAVVTFTRKLSDFKLWHFDSPNLYKLKSELLVNGIAQDEVTDHFGVRKFEVVGEQFYLNNQPVRLNGINRVHDHPDYGNTEPDHLIEQDMRDIKSLGGNFSRLMHAPLSKNLLNFCDKNGFLLVEEIPVWGDNDPNATPNNPLTKQWMKTMIERDFNHPSVVGWSVGNELRNADGAWSDKALTANQFGYVESMLDYVAELDSTRLKTYVTITSYRKGEIGTEPYEKVDFISMNSYGNAPVLVEKIHEKFPGKPIFVSEIGLSQIGPAPDGTLSNEMVGYLKELKKIPYVTGVSPWSYNDYRSNYKGTPESGFREWGIVDERRNKKKAYYQLKEIFNYWQE, encoded by the coding sequence ATGAAGCAAGTGTTTGTACTTATCTGTATTACTGTTTTGATGTGTACATCTTGTAAAAATAAAGATGTAGTACAGCATGAGAACCTGTTTAACAATAAAATATCGTTAAATGGAACCTGGCAATTTTTGGCCTCTAATACGATGGCTGAAACAGATGTAATAATTCAGGATTACATTCAGTGGGATACGCTTAATGTTCCAGGAAATTGGGATACTAGAAAAAGATATACAGACTATGTAGGGAAAGGATTTTATCAGAAAAACTTTAAACTACCTGTTAATTGGAAAGAAAATCAGATAAGATTAAAGTTCGGAGCGGTTTATCAAACATCTAAAGTGTGGTTAAATGGAGAACTTTTAGGAACCCATGTTGGTGGTTATTTACCATTTGAATTTAATATTACAGAAAAGGTTAAAAAAGATGAAATAAACTCTATCGTTGTTATGGCAGATAATACAATCAAACGTGGAGCTTGGTGGGCTTGGGGAGGTATTAGTAGAGAGGTTTATTTAGAAGCCAATGAAGCTGTTCGTTTAATATCTCAACACATTGCTTCTGTACCCAATTTTAAAACTAAAGAAGTTGTTTTTTCTATAAAGTATAAAATTGAGAACAACGGAAATTCCCCTGTAAAGGTTAATGTTGTTTCTAATATTGAAGGCATTACTAAATTAGATAGTAAGTGGGTAAACGTAAAATCAGGAGAAGTTAAGGAAGCTGTTGTGACGTTTACCAGAAAGCTGTCAGATTTTAAATTGTGGCATTTCGATAGCCCTAACTTGTACAAGTTAAAAAGTGAATTATTGGTTAATGGCATAGCTCAGGATGAAGTTACAGACCATTTTGGAGTTCGCAAATTTGAAGTAGTTGGAGAACAGTTTTATTTAAATAATCAACCCGTTCGATTGAATGGTATAAATCGTGTACATGATCATCCGGATTACGGTAATACAGAACCGGATCACTTAATTGAGCAAGACATGCGAGATATAAAATCTTTAGGAGGTAATTTTTCTCGATTAATGCATGCTCCTCTATCAAAAAATCTATTAAATTTTTGCGATAAAAACGGATTTTTATTGGTAGAAGAAATTCCTGTTTGGGGCGATAACGACCCGAACGCAACGCCTAATAATCCATTAACCAAACAATGGATGAAAACTATGATTGAAAGAGATTTTAATCATCCATCTGTAGTCGGTTGGAGTGTCGGGAATGAACTAAGAAACGCCGATGGAGCATGGAGTGATAAAGCGCTTACTGCAAATCAATTTGGGTATGTAGAATCCATGTTAGACTATGTAGCAGAATTAGACAGCACGCGTTTAAAAACCTACGTAACGATTACTTCTTATAGAAAAGGAGAAATAGGAACAGAACCATATGAAAAAGTAGATTTTATCTCGATGAATAGTTATGGGAATGCTCCTGTTTTAGTAGAAAAAATACATGAAAAATTTCCAGGCAAACCCATTTTTGTTTCAGAAATAGGTTTAAGTCAGATAGGGCCAGCACCAGATGGAACCTTGAGCAATGAGATGGTAGGCTATCTAAAAGAGTTAAAAAAAATCCCTTATGTAACAGGAGTCTCGCCTTGGAGTTATAATGATTATAGAAGTAATTATAAAGGTACACCAGAATCAGGCTTTAGAGAGTGGGGTATTGTAGACGAACGTAGAAATAAAAAGAAAGCTTACTATCAATTAAAAGAGATTTTTAATTATTGGCAGGAATAA
- a CDS encoding glycoside hydrolase family protein yields the protein MKNTTLWLLVLISIIQMSCAKKVDKLSPDESFNFKIEFEKVAKSSVFSEEGKSVWGGTLVKGDDGLYHMYYSRWPKNIGWEWVNYSEIAHATATSPFGPFTFSDVALGDRGSQFWDGATTHNPTILKIKGKYYLYYMGNTGNKDIVSVPGKAKINWEHRNNQRIGVAVADHPNGPWTRLDTPVLDVTHGDDEAYDALMTSNPSVCEMPDGKILMVYKAVGKQFKLPAGGPVVHMVAISDSPTGPFKKYPEPIFVFEGERFPAEDPYIWYQDGKYRAIVKRIKFEGEKRLFSLVQYESIDGIKWDKAKNFEVSDKTVIWEDGSTTKFDHLERPQVFIENGKPIALLCAADTIDVNNVRHSFNIQIPLKITKEN from the coding sequence ATGAAAAATACAACATTATGGTTGCTCGTATTAATTTCTATAATACAAATGTCTTGTGCGAAAAAAGTAGATAAATTAAGTCCAGATGAAAGTTTTAACTTTAAAATTGAATTTGAAAAAGTAGCTAAAAGTTCTGTTTTTTCAGAAGAAGGGAAGAGTGTTTGGGGAGGAACTTTGGTAAAAGGTGATGACGGGTTATACCATATGTATTATTCAAGATGGCCAAAAAATATAGGTTGGGAATGGGTGAATTATTCAGAAATAGCGCACGCAACAGCAACGTCTCCATTTGGACCTTTTACATTTAGCGATGTTGCTTTGGGAGATAGAGGATCACAGTTTTGGGATGGAGCGACTACTCATAATCCAACTATATTAAAAATTAAAGGAAAATATTACTTGTATTATATGGGAAATACGGGTAATAAAGACATTGTAAGTGTTCCTGGAAAAGCTAAAATTAATTGGGAGCACAGAAATAATCAAAGAATTGGGGTAGCTGTAGCAGATCATCCAAATGGACCATGGACAAGGTTAGATACTCCTGTTTTAGATGTTACTCATGGAGATGATGAAGCTTATGATGCTTTAATGACATCTAATCCATCTGTCTGTGAAATGCCCGATGGGAAAATTTTAATGGTTTATAAAGCGGTGGGAAAACAATTTAAATTACCCGCAGGCGGACCTGTAGTGCATATGGTTGCTATTTCAGATTCGCCAACAGGACCATTTAAAAAATATCCAGAACCTATATTTGTTTTTGAAGGAGAACGATTTCCTGCAGAAGACCCATACATATGGTATCAAGATGGGAAATATAGAGCCATTGTAAAACGAATTAAATTCGAAGGAGAAAAAAGACTTTTTTCTTTAGTGCAATACGAATCTATAGATGGAATTAAATGGGATAAAGCTAAAAATTTTGAAGTTTCAGATAAAACAGTTATTTGGGAAGACGGTAGTACAACAAAATTTGATCACTTAGAGCGGCCACAAGTTTTTATAGAAAATGGAAAGCCAATAGCTTTGTTATGCGCTGCCGATACTATTGATGTTAACAATGTGCGTCATTCTTTTAATATTCAAATTCCTCTTAAAATCACTAAAGAAAATTAA
- a CDS encoding glycoside hydrolase family 117 protein, giving the protein MKNKLIIALILGMTFSCAQKEKQLKQEELKTSEEVFPFKMPTEKPNIPLSASSERMFDYLAPRAQDNELFSQFKYTQLKGFDYNNGDGTISRRDPSRPIFVDGKYYIWYTKRHTEVPPIGWNKAAEATDVIPSTDWDLCDIWYATSTDGITWQEKGPAVTRPEKPKSGWRSVATPDILVWKDKYYLYYQAFDEPSGLRGDLCPVSVSYSDSPDGPWIHGGDKVIPFGKAGEWDQNATHDPHPVVYKGKIYIYYKAAYNKWPDNRTNYAVGHGLVIGENPLGPFTKHPLNPVMQSGHETTYFPFKGGIAALAIKDGNERETMQYSEDGVNFKIAAGLSLTPTAAAPFCADAFTDSGNGRGFTWGLSHFVNAGTPKKGYSIIARFDCDLSLDYHEPAFKDTGVWHKPEVYFAQGVGSIHEHPEGRGVKKK; this is encoded by the coding sequence ATGAAAAATAAATTAATAATAGCATTAATCTTAGGAATGACTTTTTCATGTGCTCAAAAGGAAAAGCAACTAAAACAAGAAGAGTTGAAAACATCAGAAGAGGTATTTCCTTTTAAAATGCCAACAGAGAAACCTAACATTCCTTTAAGTGCATCCTCAGAGCGAATGTTCGATTATTTAGCTCCAAGGGCTCAGGACAACGAACTATTTTCGCAATTTAAGTATACTCAATTAAAAGGGTTTGATTATAATAATGGAGATGGTACTATCTCTCGTCGCGATCCGTCAAGACCTATTTTTGTTGATGGGAAATATTATATTTGGTATACAAAACGCCATACAGAAGTTCCTCCAATAGGTTGGAATAAAGCCGCTGAAGCAACAGATGTTATCCCTTCAACGGATTGGGATTTGTGTGATATTTGGTATGCAACAAGTACCGACGGAATAACTTGGCAGGAAAAAGGTCCTGCAGTTACAAGACCTGAAAAACCAAAATCGGGGTGGCGTTCGGTTGCTACACCAGATATACTAGTTTGGAAAGACAAGTATTATCTATATTACCAAGCATTTGATGAGCCTAGTGGACTTAGAGGTGACTTATGCCCAGTTTCTGTTTCCTATTCAGATTCACCTGATGGACCTTGGATACATGGAGGAGACAAAGTAATTCCTTTTGGAAAAGCAGGTGAGTGGGATCAAAACGCTACACACGATCCACATCCCGTAGTTTACAAAGGAAAAATATATATTTATTACAAAGCGGCTTATAATAAGTGGCCAGATAATAGAACAAATTATGCTGTTGGTCATGGCTTAGTAATTGGAGAAAATCCTTTAGGTCCTTTTACAAAACACCCGCTAAATCCTGTAATGCAGTCGGGGCATGAAACTACCTATTTTCCATTTAAAGGAGGAATAGCAGCTTTGGCAATTAAAGATGGAAATGAACGAGAAACCATGCAATATTCTGAAGATGGTGTAAATTTCAAAATAGCAGCAGGTTTATCATTAACTCCTACGGCTGCTGCACCATTTTGTGCTGATGCGTTTACAGATTCAGGTAATGGAAGAGGATTTACTTGGGGATTGTCTCATTTTGTAAATGCTGGAACTCCCAAAAAAGGCTATTCAATTATCGCACGCTTCGACTGTGATTTAAGTTTAGATTATCATGAACCAGCTTTTAAAGATACAGGTGTTTGGCATAAGCCCGAAGTTTATTTCGCACAAGGTGTTGGAAGTATACATGAGCATCCAGAAGGGCGTGGAGTGAAAAAGAAATAA